One stretch of Salmo trutta chromosome 7, fSalTru1.1, whole genome shotgun sequence DNA includes these proteins:
- the tmem17 gene encoding transmembrane protein 17B yields MELPEPIRRRLGHFSRTVFVDQSRTQPSPEDHVTFLGHNSEVVSSLPLQMSLFFNMCFFPLWWISEVVMLHLKYPALPDYYKFILITILILMTLVEAIRLYLGYAGNLQEKVPELAGFWLLSLLLQFPLILFQLFNQAILIQPLERGVHFILALFILTQALSGFVALRGMVRHTESHFHLRQFDGVQELRAA; encoded by the exons ATGGAGCTTCCAGAACCGATCAGAAGACGTTTAGGACACTTTTCCAGAACTGTGTTTGTTGATCAGAGTCGTACTCAACCATCTCCCGAAGATCATGTCACGTTTTTGGGGCACA acagtgaggttgtctCCAGCCTGCCTCTCCAGATGTCACTATTCTTCAACATGTGTTTTTTCCCACTGTGGTGGATCAGCGAGGTGGTGATGCTGCACCTCAAG TATCCAGCCCTTCCTGACTACTATAAGTTCATCCTCATCACCATCCTCATCCTGATGACTCTTGTAGAGGCTATCAGACTCTACCTAGGCTATGCAGGAAATTTGCAagagaag GTCCCTGAGCTGGCTGGTTTCTGGCTCCTGAGTCTCCTGCTGCAGTTTCCTTTGATTCTGTTTCAGCTCTTCAACCAAGCCATTCTGATCCAACCTCTGGAGAGAGGGGTTCACTTCATTCTGGCCCTGTTCATACTCACACAG GCCCTCTCTGGCTTTGTGGCTCTACGTGGGAtggtcagacacacagagagccacTTCCACCTCAGACAGTTTGATGGGGTTCAGGAGCTGCGGGCAGCCTGA